The DNA region CACTCCGTGTTGGCGGCGAACCGGTCGGTGCCCAGCACCGTGAGCAGGGTTAGTTTCTCGTGGCTTTCCGTGCCCGGGGTGGCGGTGAATATGAGGAGGGACTGGCCCTGGTCCGGCTCCAGGAGGAGTTGGCAGTAGAGGTCCAGTCGGCCGACCTGGGGGTGGATGAAGCGTTTGGTGTCGCTCCGGCGCAGGCCCACCTCGTGACGCTCCCACAAGCGGGCGAACTCGTCGCTGGTGCGCAGCAGGATGTCCGCCAGCTCCGCCGCGGGGGAGCCGGGGCCGTCCCGGGTGGCAGCCGCGCGCAGAAGGGCGGCATTGGTCCGGCTGTTGTTGTCGTGCTGCTCGGGGTGGTACCGCTCGCGGGCGGCCGGATCGGTAAACCAGCGGTACGTCGCGCTGCGGGCGTTGCCGGTGTACTGGGTCTGCTCGCCGAGCAATGCCACCGCGGACGGCGTCTGCAGCAACGTCTCGCCCATCGGGCCCATGACCTGTGCTGTCGTGCCGGCCAAGCCGTCCATCACTCGCATCAGGCCGGGGCTCACGTGCTGAAGCCGCAGGTCACGTCGTGCGGTGCGGTAGCCGGCGAGCAGGAACAGGTGATCACGTTCGTCCGGGGTCAGCCGCAGGCCGCGGGCGATGGCCGCGACCATCTGCTCCGACGGCTGCGGCCCGTCACCGCGTTCCAGCCGGGCGAAGTAGTCGGCGGACATGGTGCACAGCTCCGCCACCTCCTCGCGGCGCAGGCCCGGAGCGCGTCGGCGTTCCCCGCGTCGCAGGCCGACGTCCTCCGGTTGCAGCGCCGTGCGCCGGGTGCGCAGAAAGGCGCCGAGGGACGAGCGGTCGAACGTATGGTCCATGTTCCCCATCGTTGGCCATCCGGCGCGGCTTAGCCACGACCTCCCATTCAGTGGTTCCGCATGTCCTTCCACCGCCCGTGGCGCGGCGAGTTCACTGGCTTTGCGATCACCGGTCGCCGCGGATTCCGGACTGCGGATCCCGAAACGCGAATCCTGACCCACGGAGCCAAGATCCATGACCAGCATGAGCAGTTGGACAGCGAACGACCTCCCCGATCTGACCGGCCGTACGGTGGTGATCACCGGCGCCGGCCGCGGCCTCGGCCTGATCACGGCACGCGAGCTCGCCCGTGCCGGTGCCCGCGTCGTGCTGGGGGTACGCGACACCGGCAAGGCCCGCCGCGCCGTCGACGGCCTGCCCGGCATCTTCGACGTCAGACCACTCGACGTATCGGATCTGACCTCGGTGCGAGCCTTCGCCGCCGCCTGGTCCGGTGACATCGACATCCTGATCAACAACGCCGGTGTGATGGACATCCCCGCCGCGCGTACCGCCGACGGCCTCGATCTGCAGACCACCACCAACTACACCGGTCCCTTTCTGCTGACCAACCGGCTGCTCGAGCGCGTCTCCGACCGCGTGGTGCACGTCACCAGCGAGCTGCACAAGCAGGGCTGGATCGACCTGGACGACCTCGACTGGCGGACGCGCAAGCACAACGGGATGCAGGCCTACCAGGCGTCGAAGCTCGCTGTCGTCCTGTTCTCTCTGGAGCTGCAGCGTCGGCTGACCGCCGCCGGTAGTGCCGTGCGCTCGGTGCTTGCCAGCCCCGGCATCGCCCGTACCTCGCTGGCGGCCCAGTCCCGGTCGAACGTCATCAACCGGTTCACGTTCCTCACCAACGCCCCTGAGCGCGGAGCGCTGTCGCTGCTCTTCGCCGCGACGCAGGACGTCCCCGGCAACTCCTACGTCGGACCGGACGGTCTGGGCGGCTTCCGGGGCTCCCCGGCCATCCGCAGACAGGGCAAGGCCGGTCTCGACTCCGCCATGGCCGGCCGGCTGTGGGACGCGACCACCGACCTCGTCGGTGCGGTTGTCCGATGAGCGGCCCAATGAACTACCTGGAGGCCGCCCCACGCCGAGATCTACGTACCGCACGGCTTTCCGGAACAGACCGTCGACCTGGGCGTAGATCTCGCCCGGCTCCCTCGGTGGCACCTTGAAAGATCATCAGCGATCCCCCTACAACGACCTGGTGGAGACATGACTTTGCAGACACACGACATCGGCGGCGGCGGCCTGGTCGCCTCCGTCGAGGGCCTCGGCACCATGGGCATGACCGCGATGTACGGCACCCCGGACGAGGCCGAGGCGATCAGAACTGTTCACCGGGCGGTAGAGCTGGGCGTCACGATGTTCGACACCGCGGACATGTACGGGCCCTTCAGCGGCGAGGAACTGCTCGGCCGGGCGCTGAAGGGCCGCCGTGGCGAACTGACCGTCGCGACGAAGGGTGGTGGCGTCACTCTCGACGGGACCGGGAAGATCGTCGGCGGTCCCAACGGGCGACCCGACTACCTACGAGCGGGTGTGGAAGGCTCGTTGGGCCGGCTGGGCACGGATCACATCGACCTGTACTATCTGCACCGGGTCGACCCGGGCGTGCCTGTCGAGGAGACATTCGGCGCCCTCGCCGATCTGGTGGCGGAGGGGAAGCTGCGGTACCTCGGTATCAGCGAGGCGTCCCCGGCGAGTATCCGGGCAGCGCACGCGGTGGCCCCGCTGTCGGCGGTGCAGACCGAGTACTCGTTGTTCAGCCGCACCGTCGAAGTCAACGGCGTGCTCGACACGGTCCGTGAACTGGGCATCGGATTCGTCGCGTACG from Streptomyces sp. NBC_00258 includes:
- a CDS encoding helix-turn-helix transcriptional regulator, with the translated sequence MDHTFDRSSLGAFLRTRRTALQPEDVGLRRGERRRAPGLRREEVAELCTMSADYFARLERGDGPQPSEQMVAAIARGLRLTPDERDHLFLLAGYRTARRDLRLQHVSPGLMRVMDGLAGTTAQVMGPMGETLLQTPSAVALLGEQTQYTGNARSATYRWFTDPAARERYHPEQHDNNSRTNAALLRAAATRDGPGSPAAELADILLRTSDEFARLWERHEVGLRRSDTKRFIHPQVGRLDLYCQLLLEPDQGQSLLIFTATPGTESHEKLTLLTVLGTDRFAANTE
- a CDS encoding SDR family NAD(P)-dependent oxidoreductase, with the protein product MTSMSSWTANDLPDLTGRTVVITGAGRGLGLITARELARAGARVVLGVRDTGKARRAVDGLPGIFDVRPLDVSDLTSVRAFAAAWSGDIDILINNAGVMDIPAARTADGLDLQTTTNYTGPFLLTNRLLERVSDRVVHVTSELHKQGWIDLDDLDWRTRKHNGMQAYQASKLAVVLFSLELQRRLTAAGSAVRSVLASPGIARTSLAAQSRSNVINRFTFLTNAPERGALSLLFAATQDVPGNSYVGPDGLGGFRGSPAIRRQGKAGLDSAMAGRLWDATTDLVGAVVR
- a CDS encoding aldo/keto reductase; the encoded protein is MTLQTHDIGGGGLVASVEGLGTMGMTAMYGTPDEAEAIRTVHRAVELGVTMFDTADMYGPFSGEELLGRALKGRRGELTVATKGGGVTLDGTGKIVGGPNGRPDYLRAGVEGSLGRLGTDHIDLYYLHRVDPGVPVEETFGALADLVAEGKLRYLGISEASPASIRAAHAVAPLSAVQTEYSLFSRTVEVNGVLDTVRELGIGFVAYAPLGRGFLTGAVRSVHDLPAHDFRRTSPRFADTNLEQNLSLLDRIVATADSLGVTTGQLALAWVLAQDGVTALPGTKRRTWLEQNVAAAAVELDPATVAGLSAAIPVGAVAGDRYAPMGMASIQE